One window from the genome of uncultured Tateyamaria sp. encodes:
- the mlaD gene encoding outer membrane lipid asymmetry maintenance protein MlaD yields MAENTTEVLVGGVVLAAAIGFAVYGAQVAGLGSNTGSAYPLTASFRSLEGVNVGTDVRLAGVKVGTVSQVELNPETYRADTVVSVRADTQIPDDSAIIISSEGLLGGNFVEIVPGGSPFYFEEGDEITDTQGSVSLISLLLRFVSGGEEG; encoded by the coding sequence ATGGCCGAAAACACGACCGAAGTGCTGGTGGGTGGGGTCGTTCTGGCTGCGGCCATCGGGTTTGCCGTCTATGGCGCGCAGGTCGCGGGCCTGGGCTCGAACACGGGGTCCGCATACCCGCTGACCGCCAGCTTTCGCAGCCTCGAAGGTGTGAATGTCGGCACGGACGTGCGGCTGGCCGGCGTAAAGGTCGGGACGGTATCGCAAGTCGAACTGAACCCCGAAACCTACCGCGCCGACACGGTGGTGTCTGTGCGCGCAGACACGCAGATACCCGATGACAGCGCCATTATCATCAGCTCCGAAGGGCTGTTGGGCGGCAATTTCGTGGAAATCGTGCCCGGCGGGTCGCCATTCTATTTCGAAGAAGGCGACGAAATCACGGACACCCAAGGGTCTGTCAGCCTGATTTCCCTGCTTTTGCGCTTTGTCTCGGGGGGCGAAGAGGGATGA
- a CDS encoding DUF2155 domain-containing protein produces the protein MRARAAVVAALAAVLLGTGLAAQQTTENGPGAVLRGLDKFSGKVVDIEMLAGRTVRFERLNITLTECRYPAGNPSGNAYAGLQITETGREGVVFSGWMIASAPALNAMEHPRYDVWVMRCTTS, from the coding sequence ATGAGGGCGCGCGCCGCCGTTGTCGCGGCGCTGGCGGCGGTGCTGCTTGGCACTGGCCTTGCTGCGCAGCAGACCACGGAAAACGGGCCCGGCGCGGTGCTGCGTGGCCTCGACAAGTTCAGTGGCAAAGTGGTGGATATCGAGATGCTAGCCGGGCGCACCGTGCGCTTTGAACGTCTGAACATCACGCTGACCGAATGCCGCTATCCTGCGGGCAACCCGTCGGGCAATGCCTATGCCGGGTTGCAGATCACCGAAACCGGACGCGAAGGCGTGGTGTTTTCGGGGTGGATGATCGCCTCCGCCCCCGCGCTGAACGCGATGGAACATCCCCGCTATGACGTTTGGGTCATGCGGTGCACCACCTCCTGA